The Rhodamnia argentea isolate NSW1041297 chromosome 10, ASM2092103v1, whole genome shotgun sequence sequence TTATTTCTTAGTAGTCCTTGGATTATTGTGTTATAAGTAATCCCATCTGGAAAGCATCCATTTCCTTCCATCTCCTTTAGGAGCTGATATGCTTCCTCTGCGCATCCTCCTTTGCACAACCCACGCATGAGAATGTTATACGTCCACACGCTAGGTTGCAAGCCTTGAGCAAGCAAACAATTAAACAGCCCCTTTGCATCATCAAGCTTTCCGTCATTACACATGCCACCTATTAGGATATTGTAAGCCACAATGTTAGGGATGAATTTGGAACCTTCCATCTTTCGAAACAATATCATGGCCTTGTCAATCTGCTGCATTTTACAGAAGCCATCCAGGAAAGCATTCAATGTATAATGATCTAGAGAGAGATCACGAGATTGCATATCATTAATTAGCTCCTCCGCGGCTTGAAGGTTGCCAACCTGGCAAAATCCATTTATGAGTGTGTTGTACGTGATGGCGTCAGGAATCAAGTCCCTTTGCAGCATTTCTCCCAATAGCATCTTTGACTTGTCAACTTTTCTCGCTTTGCAGTATCCATTAATCAATATGGAGTAAGAAACAACATCAGGTGAGCAGCCTCtttcaaccatcaaattaagCACTTCCATAGCATTGTTCATTCTATTTTGCAGACAATAACCGTTTATCAATGTATTATAAGTGAAACTATCAGGCATTTTACCTAATTGAATCATCTGGTCGACTATGTTCTCTGCCTCTACAAGCATTCCCTCCTTACAATGTGCATCCACCAGAATAGTGAAGGTTTGTACATTCGGCATTACTCTTCTTTGCACCATATCACTCAGCAGTCTTCCAGCCTCTTTCAATTGGCCGGAATTGCAAGCTCCTTGAATGATGGAGGTATAGGTAACAACGCTCGGTTCAATTCctgccttcatcatcttctccaaaaAGACTGTAGCATCTTTCCATTGGCCTAGGTTGCAAAAGCAATAAACCAAGGAGTTATAAGTGAATATGTCGGGTTGGATACCTCTACTGGTCATCTCTTTCAACAATACGAGAGCATCTTCCACCTGACCTACATTGCACAGACCATGGATCAAGCTGTTATAAATAACAACATCTGGTTTGACACCTTTCTTGCTCATACTTTCGTGGAGTCTCAACGCCTCTATGATCAATCCCTCCTTGCAAATACTATCAATTACAATGCTGTACGTGAAGGAATTGATACTGCAGCTTCTCTCTTCCCAGTGCCTTAGCAACTCCATCGCCAATTTGGTGTTACCCGCCCTGCATAACCCCTTTGCGATTATTGCATACGTGGTCTCATCAGTGCTTGGGCCATTTAGAACCATATCATCGAGGAAGCTCGGTGCCGGATTAATTTTGCCTTTAATAAGGAGACCATCAATTAGGGTGCTCAATGCCACCACATCAATGTGAAACCCTATCTTGAAGATCCTACCCAGGATAGACAAACCCAAATCAACCCGGTTTAACCAGCAAAAGCAATTTAGGGAAATATTCAGCAAAACATGATCATCTTCAATCCCCAAGGAGCGCAGCTGCTCAATCAACCGGATCGCGGTCGAGTATTGCTTCATCCTCATCGTAGCACCCAACAGTAGACTAAAATCCCTGGCGGAAGGCAAAGGACTCGCATCTATCATTTTACCGAAGCAACGCAGGGCATCATCGACACTCGTGAACACACcaccatttctgcaatttttccTCACATAACTCAAGAGCTGGTTCAAGTCATCTAAATTAGGGTTTGGCATTGAACAAAACCTCCAATGACTGCGTAATGAGAAAGGGACACAAGAAAGATGAGGGAGATAGAGACGGGAATGGGATGACTGGCTGGAGATCGCAACTGGAGCACGAAGAAGGAAGATGGAAGCACCATAAAGACACGTTTTCTTCATCGGCTGACGAATCTGAAAACTGAAGAGCTTGAAGAATGCCGGCCTGTACCAAGGCGACGTTAAGCCAAACACAAAATTATAGGAAAAATAAAGTGAATGCCAAAATAACTTAGGGATAAGTGCACCTtgtaaaacttgtcacgaaaatgtaCTTGAGTTCTAATAAGACAACTTCACTTAAAAAACTTTGCCATATTTGATCGCACTTGATTTAAGAAATGCAAGAGCATTTGCTATACATATAATCAAGACAAGAGAGAAGTCCAGCAAAGTAATCAACATCAGCACCAACAGATTCTACTTGAGTATAATTCCAGAAGAGAATGTGCAGATTCTACATCAGCACCATTCTTTTCACGTTAGACCAGACCAGACCAGACCAGACCACTCATTTCCCAAAAGGTTttcctgaaa is a genomic window containing:
- the LOC115750571 gene encoding pentatricopeptide repeat-containing protein At3g22470, mitochondrial-like isoform X1, translated to MKKTCLYGASIFLLRAPVAISSQSSHSRLYLPHLSCVPFSLRSHWRFCSMPNPNLDDLNQLLSYVRKNCRNGGVFTSVDDALRCFGKMIDASPLPSARDFSLLLGATMRMKQYSTAIRLIEQLRSLGIEDDHVLLNISLNCFCWLNRVDLGLSILGRIFKIGFHIDVVALSTLIDGLLIKGKINPAPSFLDDMVLNGPSTDETTYAIIAKGLCRAGNTKLAMELLRHWEERSCSINSFTYSIVIDSICKEGLIIEALRLHESMSKKGVKPDVVIYNSLIHGLCNVGQVEDALVLLKEMTSRGIQPDIFTYNSLVYCFCNLGQWKDATVFLEKMMKAGIEPSVVTYTSIIQGACNSGQLKEAGRLLSDMVQRRVMPNVQTFTILVDAHCKEGMLVEAENIVDQMIQLGKMPDSFTYNTLINGYCLQNRMNNAMEVLNLMVERGCSPDVVSYSILINGYCKARKVDKSKMLLGEMLQRDLIPDAITYNTLINGFCQVGNLQAAEELINDMQSRDLSLDHYTLNAFLDGFCKMQQIDKAMILFRKMEGSKFIPNIVAYNILIGGMCNDGKLDDAKGLFNCLLAQGLQPSVWTYNILMRGLCKGGCAEEAYQLLKEMEGNGCFPDGITYNTIIQGLLRNKGNTRAVQLVGEMVERGFSADVVTMELWVKYLVTNGTSFFSSRALHCPGDLSTFSSEM
- the LOC115750571 gene encoding putative pentatricopeptide repeat-containing protein At1g12700, mitochondrial isoform X2 encodes the protein MKKTCLYGASIFLLRAPVAISSQSSHSRLYLPHLSCVPFSLRSHWRFCSMPNPNLDDLNQLLSYVRKNCRNGGVFTSVDDALRCFGKMIDASPLPSARDFSLLLGATMRMKQYSTAIRLIEQLRSLGIEDDHVLLNISLNCFCWLNRVDLGLSILGRIFKIGFHIDVVALSTLIDGLLIKGKINPAPSFLDDMVLNGPSTDETTYAIIAKGLCRAGNTKLAMELLRHWEERSCSINSFTYSIVIDSICKEGLIIEALRLHESMSKKGVKPDVVIYNSLIHGLCNVGQVEDALVLLKEMTSRGIQPDIFTYNSLVYCFCNLGQWKDATVFLEKMMKAGIEPSVVTYTSIIQGACNSGQLKEAGRLLSDMVQRRVMPNVQTFTILVDAHCKEGMLVEAENIVDQMIQLARKVDKSKMLLGEMLQRDLIPDAITYNTLINGFCQVGNLQAAEELINDMQSRDLSLDHYTLNAFLDGFCKMQQIDKAMILFRKMEGSKFIPNIVAYNILIGGMCNDGKLDDAKGLFNCLLAQGLQPSVWTYNILMRGLCKGGCAEEAYQLLKEMEGNGCFPDGITYNTIIQGLLRNKGNTRAVQLVGEMVERGFSADVVTMELWVKYLVTNGTSFFSSRALHCPGDLSTFSSEM